The region ATCGCACTCGTAGGTGGCTATGAAGCGGGTGGCTATCTGAACCCCTTTGGCCCCCATCTTAAAGGCCCTTGCCATGTCCTTACCGTCGAAGATGCCTCCTGCGGCTATAACGGGAATGTCAACCGCCTCAACTATCGAGGGGAGGATATCCCACAGGCTATCGAGGGTGCCCAGATGCCCACCGGCCTCTCCGCTCTCTACGATAACGGCAGCAGCACCGAGCCTCTGAGAGAGCTTGGCCCCCTTCGGTGTGGCGACTATTTCTACAAGGGGAACGTCGAAGGTGTTACAGATTTTAAACACGTCCTTACCGAAACCCGCCCCCTGAATGATGAGGTCGGCGCCTGCGTCTATAGCCGTCATCAGCAGTTCGTAGAAGTGGGTAAGGGCGTACATGATGTTAACGCCTATTATACCGTTGGGAGCAAGCTCCTTGGCCTTCTTGATTTCGCGGGCAAGTTCGTGAGCGTAGTGGTAGGGCTTCAGGCCAACGCTCTCAACGTCTATACCCTTACAGGTGGTTTTCATGGGCTTCGAGCGGTCTTTCTCGTGGAGCAGAACGGCAGAGATAACGCCGATACCGCCGGCGTTGGCAACGGCAGCGGCGAGTTTGTGGAGGGAGACCTTTGCTCCCATACCTCCCTGAATTATGGGGTACTTGGGCTCAAGGTTTTTAATTCTCAGTTTCGGCAGTCTGCTCATTGAAGCTCCTTTATCAGTTTTTCTATCTCTTCGGTCTCTTCTGAGGATAGAATTTTAAATCCTTTTGAGGAAAGGAGGGCCGCCGTTACCCCCATTCCCTCTCTGAGAGTATCGTCATCAAAGTTGTAAATTTTCCTCACTCCGCAGGAGGGGCTCTTCTCCTTCAGAATACAAGCCGCAACCCCGGAGCCCAGCAGCTCTGCGGCGTAAAGGGTCTGGTAGGCTCCCCTCAGGAAGTTGTCGGTCACGTCTTTGAAACGGCCGTCAACCGTGATGACTCTGGCCTTGCCGGCCAGAACGTCGGAGCCGCAACCTCCCCATATCTTTGCAGGAGGGCGGGGAGTGGGAAGTCCTCC is a window of Thermovibrio ammonificans HB-1 DNA encoding:
- a CDS encoding NAD(P)H-dependent flavin oxidoreductase; translation: MSRLPKLRIKNLEPKYPIIQGGMGAKVSLHKLAAAVANAGGIGVISAVLLHEKDRSKPMKTTCKGIDVESVGLKPYHYAHELAREIKKAKELAPNGIIGVNIMYALTHFYELLMTAIDAGADLIIQGAGFGKDVFKICNTFDVPLVEIVATPKGAKLSQRLGAAAVIVESGEAGGHLGTLDSLWDILPSIVEAVDIPVIAAGGIFDGKDMARAFKMGAKGVQIATRFIATYECDAHQNFKDYIIQAKPEDSIYIKSPVGMPAHAVRNPFTERLEREGKIPHKCPFNCLKTCSGEDSIYCIADVLLKSVSGNVEEGLVFSGSNVGRVNRMYSVEELIEELVTECERELERRNLNFGEE
- a CDS encoding DUF523 domain-containing protein encodes the protein MKRLIVSACLVGFDCKYNGGNNRLEAVVEAFKRGLVVPVCPEQLGGLPTPRPPAKIWGGCGSDVLAGKARVITVDGRFKDVTDNFLRGAYQTLYAAELLGSGVAACILKEKSPSCGVRKIYNFDDDTLREGMGVTAALLSSKGFKILSSEETEEIEKLIKELQ